The following proteins are encoded in a genomic region of Channa argus isolate prfri chromosome 3, Channa argus male v1.0, whole genome shotgun sequence:
- the LOC137124352 gene encoding uncharacterized protein isoform X4 translates to MSLTAVAAVISVFVFSKSVVHGQNDWGVTYTSTDICVLEGSTVDIHCTYTYPSRTGDIVTTVEDTFWCTKVNDYKHVDLRLSSVFAGRLQVSCNKNTCSLRITDLRKSDSDVYYFRFITNQPGGRYTGEPGVTLIVKPLQLQWFSMTQLKCSSSCGSPDHPSYIWYKNGQKTWGETSLYPDKLRLSQTDSYTCALKGREDFPSTSVCGKEQTCNTVIYTDRRICVFKGSSVDISCTYTSVGYITSKFWFSPERSRQWQNPSQPEDLSKDSQYSGRVQVTETETGRSTLRITDLRETDSAQYHFKFITWGFEWRSSLPGTTLTVTDPDLQVIFRSFSTWTKLKCHSSCRLPVDSSYIWYKNGENMRENQEEISIYPGNYYTNSYSCAVKGHEDCPSPSVCVRGESCNTVIYTDRRICVFKGSSVDISCTYTSVGYITSKFWFSPERSRQWQNPSQPEDLSKDSQYSGRVRVFETETGRSTLRITDLRDTDSAQYHFKFITQSFEWRSSLPGTTLTVTGLQVQVIRLTVQESHTEAELECHSSCRPAARLSYVWYKNGDKITKEENSYKDQFYPGDIISCALKGHQDYSSPPVYALKVPSVSVSPQSEIMEGSSVTLNCSSDGNSAANYTWYRKNQTVVSKGPQLVFSSIQSSDSGQYYCTAENELGRRTSEDTFINVKYAPKLPSVSVSPSAEIVEGSSVNLTCSSDANPAANYTWYRKNQTLHQGSGGSYYFSSITSEDSGIYYCMSENQYGHNKSSCITIDVQSPRITGTGKLSGARPRSGASCSWAVIHGVCSGTAQRNGIEPLPVGAGIGVRCNVNQMAGKVRDQDLLISGFVSWLSCSLVLLLNCVSVSQILQSFPLCQ, encoded by the exons atgagtttaacagcagtagcagctgtaatttctgtatttgttttctctaaatcag TGGTACATGGTCAGAATGACTGGGGAGTAACTTACACCTCTACTGACATCTGTGTCTTAGAAGGATCAACAGTGGACATTCACTGTACTTACACGTACCCATCCAGGACAGGAGACATTGTTACTACGGTTGAAGACACCTTCTGGTGTACTAAAGTTAATGACTATAAACATGTGGACCTGAGATTGTCCTCAGTGTTTGCAGGTCGTCTGCAGGTTTCCTGTAATAAAAACACCTGCAGTCTGAGAATAACAGACCTGAGAAAGAGCGACTCAGACGTCTACTATTTCAGATTCATCACAAACCAACCAGGAGGGAGATACACTGGTGAACCTGGAGTCACTTTGATTGTCAAAC CTCTACAGCTACAGTGGTTTTCTATGACACAGCTCAAATGTTCCAGCAGTTGTGGTTCACCTGATCATCCGTCCTACATCTGGTACAAGAATGGACAGAAAACTTGGGGAGAAACATCTTTATATCCAGATAAACTTAGACTTAGTCAAACAGACAGTTATACCTGTGCTCTTAAAGGACGTGAGGACTTCCCCTCTAcctcagtgt GTGGAAAAGAACAAACCTGCAACACAGTGATTTACACTGACAGAAGAATCTGTGTCTTCAAAGGTTCATCAGTGGACATTTCATGTACTTACACTAGTGTTGGTTATATCACCTCTAAATTCTGGTTCAGTCCTGAACGTAGTCGTCAGTGGCAGAATCCCTCACAGCCTGAGGATCTTAGTAAAGACTCACAGTATTCAGGTCGTGTTCAGGTcactgagacagagacaggacgcTCCACTCTGAGAATCACTGacctgagagagacagattcaGCCCAGTATCACTTCAAATTCATAACATGGGGCTTTGAATGGAGGAGCAGTTTACCTGGAACAACTCTGACTGTCACAG ATCCAGATCTGCAGGTGATATTCAGATCATTTTCTACCTGGACTAAGCTGAAGTGTCACAGCAGTTGTCGTCTACCAGTTGATTCTTCCTACATCTGGTACAAGAATGGAGAAAACATGAGAGAAAATCAGGAAGAAATATCAATATATCCTGGAAACTATTATACAAACAGCTATTCCTGTGCTGTCAAAGGACATGAGGATTGTCCTTctccttcagtgt GTGTTCGTGGTGAATCCTGCAACACAGTGATTTACACTGACAGAAGAATCTGTGTCTTCAAAGGTTCATCAGTGGACATTTCATGTACTTACACTAGTGTTGGTTATATCACCTCTAAATTCTGGTTCAGTCCTGAACGTAGTCGTCAGTGGCAGAATCCCTCACAGCCTGAGGATCTTAGTAAAGACTCCCAGTATTCAGGTCGTGTTCGGGTctttgagacagagacaggacgcTCCACTCTGAGAATCACTGACCTGAGAGACACAGATTCAGCCCAGTATCACTTCAAATTCATAACACAGAGCTTTGAATGGAGGAGCAGTTTACCTGGAACAACTCTGACTGTCACAG GTCTCCAGGTGCAGGTGATCAGACTAACAGTCCAGGAGTCTCATACTGAGGCAGAGCTCGAGtgtcacagcagctgcagaccaGCTGCTCGTCTTTCCTACGTCTGGTACAAGAACGgagataaaatcacaaaggaGGAAAATTCTTACAAAGACCAGTTTTATCCTGGAGACATCATCTCTTGTGCTTTAAAGGGACATCAGGATTACAGCTCCCCcccagtgt ATGCTCTGAAGGTGCCGTCTGTCTCAGTGAGTCCACAAAGTGAAATCATGGAGGGaagttcagtgactctgaactgtagcagtgatggtaactcagcagctaattatacctggtacagGAAGAACCAAACAGTGGTCAGCAAAGGACCACAGCTTGTCTTCAGCTCCATCCAGTCCTCTGACTCTGGACAGTATTACTGTACAGCTGAGAACGAGCTGGGGAGGAGGACGTCTGAAGACACCTTCATTAATGTGAAAT ATGCTccaaagcttccctctgtgtcagtgagtccctctgctgagatagtggagggtagttcagtgaatctgacctgtagcagtgatgctaacccagcagctaattacacCTGGTACAGGAAGAACCAAACACTGCATCAAGGGTCAGGGGGCAGTTATTATTTCTCCTCCATCACCTCTGAGGACAGTGGGATCTACTACTGTATGTCTGAGAATCAATATGGGCACAACAAGTCATCATGTATAACAATAGATGTCCAGT CTCCCAGGATCACTGGAACGGGAAAGCTTTCTGGAGCCAGACCTAGGAGTGGAGCGTCCTGTAGCTGGGCCGTCATTCATGGGGTCTGTTCAGGCACAGCCCAGAGAAATGGCATAGAGCCATTACCTGTAGGGGCAGGAATCGGGGTCAGGTGTAATGTAAACCAGATGGCAGGCAAGGTCAGGGACCAAGATCTTCTCATTTCAGGCTTTGTAAGCTGGTTAAGCTGTTCTTTGGTACTGTTACTGAATTGTGTCTCTGTTTCCCAGATCCTccaaagcttccctctgtgtcagtga